A window of the Roseburia sp. 831b genome harbors these coding sequences:
- a CDS encoding DEAD/DEAH box helicase translates to MFSLSDIREEAFPATFRKGKDYYEKGAVREFSYEIYTVEDLPVADLTARVDGSTGNSYQVNATVDEEFGDIQSFSCECDAFYHYNGLCKHCVAALIMYINRRTPKDILMARGAKSLSEREESGEIDAPHETTNGLKNVLNQYALRANTVYLLPETIYGKVEVEPYFEMDYGYARVEFKVGIDHKYVLKNISSFLQSIHQNERVHYGKKLDFYHNMHAFSKQAQKVISFLKQMDDDKKRQSQYHAYYAYSGGYERTMELDALGIDRFFAAMGTEPFFATLGSCPEERYQISEEYRVPKLTLRGGSDGAYVILEDLNLINGQEHYYFYEDGIIYRSKPELKGKVSDFFDFLTRQIGNECFIGTEELPMFCRDLLPLVRETFDVNAEGFDESLYVPPKPEFELYLDRKKNDLVGAKLMAVYGDSKYNVLLKIQPGEVRDVSEELRMKSLVEPYFNQMDQNQSLFMLAKDEDMLYQLVSGGLQRLSRYMTIYTSQGFQALKVVGSPSVSVGVNLKSDLLELNIESGEMSSDELAYLLSKYDRKKKYIRLKNGDFLDVAEDGVSLLAEISEDLHLSETNLKKGKVIVPKYRAMYLDASLKNMNLLTVEKNKEFKAMVRNMKTIEDSDYEVSDSLKGIMRSYQKNGFMWLKTLRENGFGGILADDMGLGKTLQVISLLLAEEEEYKAGEKEKKRSLIVCPASLVYNWQKEVERFAPSLETVMVTGSASERKDIIKGTKEGQVLITSYDLLKRDVEHYKDLVFAIQVIDEAQYIKNAGTQAAKGVKQITAAFKLALTGTPIENRLSELWSIFDYLMPGFLYTYQKFREEIEIPIMTNQDENKMERLQRMIRPFILRRLKGDVLKDLPEKLEENVFAKLEGEQKELYQAHVQHMHQMLDNKSDAEFKSEKFQILAELTKLRQLCCDPALLFEDYPGGSAKSDMCMELIENAVNGGHKVLLFSQFTTMLDRLCDRLGKSGISYYKLTGSVNKEKRMQMVENFNKDDTSVFCISLKAGGTGLNLTAADIVIHYDPWWNVAVQNQATDRAHRIGQKNIVTVYKLVSEGTIEEKIVQIQEKKKHLAEQVLEGDGMDSVSFTKEEIMQLLG, encoded by the coding sequence ATGTTTAGTTTATCGGACATCCGGGAGGAAGCCTTTCCGGCAACTTTTCGAAAAGGCAAAGATTATTATGAAAAAGGCGCAGTAAGGGAATTTTCCTATGAGATTTATACGGTGGAAGATTTGCCTGTGGCAGATTTGACAGCACGCGTAGATGGAAGTACAGGGAACAGTTATCAGGTAAATGCAACCGTGGATGAGGAGTTTGGCGATATTCAGTCGTTTTCCTGCGAATGTGATGCATTTTATCATTATAATGGGTTGTGTAAACATTGCGTTGCGGCGTTAATCATGTATATCAACAGACGTACGCCAAAAGATATTTTAATGGCACGTGGCGCAAAATCACTCAGTGAAAGAGAAGAAAGCGGTGAGATTGATGCACCGCATGAGACCACAAATGGTTTGAAAAATGTGCTGAATCAGTATGCACTCCGGGCAAATACGGTTTACCTTTTGCCAGAGACCATTTATGGAAAGGTGGAGGTAGAACCGTATTTTGAGATGGATTACGGTTATGCCAGAGTAGAATTTAAGGTTGGAATTGACCACAAATATGTGTTGAAAAATATATCGTCCTTTTTGCAGTCCATTCACCAGAACGAGAGAGTTCATTATGGCAAAAAACTAGACTTTTATCACAATATGCATGCATTTTCAAAGCAGGCGCAGAAGGTCATTTCCTTTTTAAAACAGATGGATGACGATAAGAAACGTCAGAGCCAGTATCATGCGTATTATGCGTATTCCGGCGGCTACGAGAGAACCATGGAGTTGGATGCACTGGGGATTGACCGCTTTTTTGCAGCGATGGGAACGGAACCATTTTTTGCAACGCTAGGTTCCTGTCCGGAGGAGCGTTATCAGATTTCGGAGGAGTACAGAGTGCCGAAGCTCACACTCCGTGGTGGAAGTGACGGAGCGTATGTCATTTTGGAGGATTTGAATCTGATTAACGGTCAGGAGCATTACTATTTTTATGAGGATGGCATCATTTATCGAAGCAAACCAGAATTAAAAGGAAAAGTTTCGGATTTCTTCGACTTTTTAACCAGACAGATTGGAAATGAGTGCTTCATCGGAACAGAAGAACTTCCAATGTTCTGCCGTGATTTACTGCCATTGGTTCGTGAAACTTTTGACGTAAATGCAGAAGGTTTTGATGAAAGTCTTTATGTTCCGCCGAAGCCGGAATTTGAGCTTTACTTAGACCGCAAGAAAAATGACCTTGTCGGCGCAAAACTCATGGCGGTTTACGGTGATTCCAAGTACAATGTACTGCTGAAAATCCAGCCGGGCGAGGTGCGCGATGTCTCTGAGGAACTCCGCATGAAAAGTCTGGTAGAGCCATATTTCAATCAGATGGATCAAAACCAGAGCCTGTTTATGCTGGCAAAAGACGAGGATATGCTTTACCAGCTTGTCTCCGGGGGGCTGCAGCGTCTCAGCCGATACATGACAATCTATACGTCACAGGGATTCCAGGCACTTAAGGTGGTTGGTTCTCCAAGCGTTTCCGTTGGCGTCAACTTAAAGAGCGACCTTCTGGAGCTAAACATTGAATCCGGGGAAATGTCAAGCGACGAGCTTGCCTATCTTTTGTCCAAATATGACCGGAAAAAGAAATATATCCGCCTGAAAAACGGCGATTTCTTAGATGTGGCAGAGGACGGTGTCAGTCTTCTTGCTGAGATTAGCGAAGATTTGCACCTAAGCGAGACGAATCTGAAAAAAGGAAAAGTGATTGTACCAAAATACCGCGCGATGTATCTTGACGCGTCATTAAAGAACATGAATCTTCTGACAGTTGAAAAGAATAAGGAGTTTAAGGCGATGGTCCGCAACATGAAAACCATCGAGGACAGTGATTACGAGGTGTCAGATTCCTTAAAAGGCATTATGCGAAGCTATCAGAAAAATGGTTTTATGTGGTTAAAGACGCTGCGTGAAAACGGTTTTGGCGGAATCTTAGCCGATGATATGGGTCTTGGTAAGACCTTGCAGGTCATCAGTCTTCTTTTGGCGGAGGAGGAAGAGTACAAGGCGGGGGAAAAAGAGAAGAAACGTTCGTTGATTGTCTGCCCGGCATCTCTTGTATACAACTGGCAGAAAGAGGTTGAGCGGTTTGCACCGTCTTTGGAGACAGTCATGGTAACCGGCAGCGCAAGCGAGCGAAAAGACATTATTAAAGGCACAAAAGAGGGACAGGTGTTAATTACATCCTATGACCTTTTAAAACGTGATGTAGAGCATTATAAGGATCTTGTTTTTGCAATTCAGGTTATCGATGAGGCACAGTACATCAAGAATGCAGGCACACAGGCTGCCAAAGGCGTCAAACAGATTACCGCAGCATTTAAGCTGGCATTGACCGGAACACCGATTGAGAACCGCTTAAGTGAGCTTTGGAGTATTTTTGATTACTTAATGCCAGGATTTTTATATACGTACCAGAAGTTTAGGGAAGAGATTGAGATTCCGATTATGACGAATCAGGATGAAAATAAGATGGAGCGTTTGCAGCGTATGATTCGTCCGTTTATCCTGCGCCGTCTCAAAGGTGATGTATTAAAAGACCTTCCTGAGAAGCTGGAAGAAAATGTATTCGCAAAACTCGAAGGTGAGCAGAAAGAACTTTACCAGGCACACGTACAGCATATGCACCAGATGCTCGACAATAAATCGGATGCAGAATTTAAGTCCGAGAAGTTCCAGATTCTTGCAGAACTTACCAAGCTTCGCCAGCTTTGCTGTGACCCGGCATTGCTGTTTGAAGACTACCCGGGTGGGTCCGCAAAGAGCGATATGTGTATGGAATTAATTGAAAACGCTGTCAATGGTGGTCATAAGGTATTGCTGTTCTCACAGTTTACGACGATGTTAGACCGTCTGTGTGACCGCTTAGGAAAATCAGGAATTTCTTATTACAAACTGACAGGTTCTGTCAACAAAGAGAAACGTATGCAGATGGTAGAGAACTTTAACAAAGATGATACATCTGTATTCTGTATCTCCCTAAAAGCAGGAGGAACCGGTTTGAATCTGACGGCAGCAGACATTGTCATTCACTATGATCCATGGTGGAACGTTGCAGTCCAGAACCAGGCGACAGACCGTGCACACCGAATCGGACAAAAGAACATTGTCACTGTATATAAGCTCGTTTCCGAGGGAACGATAGAAGAGAAGATTGTTCAGATTCAGGAAAAGAAAAAACATCTTGCCGAGCAGGTCTTAGAGGGCGATGGGATGGATTCCGTATCCTTCACAAAAGAAGAGATTATGCAGCTCCTTGGATAA
- a CDS encoding manganese efflux pump MntP, which translates to MSLFIVLFLMGVGLSMDAFAVSVCKGLAMRKVNKKQAIVIGLFFGGFQALMPLLGWSLGIQFEQYITSIDHWIAFILLGFIGGKMIVEAVKPDDESVEVKEMDPPLNIKEMFVLAIATSIDALAVGITFAFLDYPIVESIIIIGITTFVISIIGVYIGNFFGSKYKQKAELAGGIILVLLGVKILLEHLGVLAF; encoded by the coding sequence ATGTCGCTATTTATTGTATTATTTTTAATGGGAGTCGGGCTTTCCATGGACGCATTTGCGGTATCCGTCTGTAAGGGCCTTGCGATGCGCAAGGTAAACAAAAAACAGGCAATTGTCATCGGTTTATTTTTCGGAGGATTTCAGGCATTGATGCCACTGCTTGGCTGGTCACTGGGCATTCAGTTTGAGCAGTATATCACAAGTATTGACCATTGGATTGCCTTTATTTTACTTGGATTTATTGGTGGAAAAATGATTGTGGAAGCAGTAAAACCAGATGATGAATCCGTAGAAGTAAAAGAGATGGACCCACCACTCAACATCAAGGAAATGTTTGTGCTTGCGATTGCAACCAGCATTGATGCGCTGGCGGTTGGTATTACATTTGCATTTTTGGATTACCCAATTGTGGAATCAATTATTATTATCGGCATAACTACATTTGTAATTTCAATCATCGGTGTTTATATTGGTAACTTCTTCGGCAGCAAATATAAGCAGAAAGCGGAACTTGCCGGCGGTATCATTTTAGTACTGCTCGGTGTTAAAATTTTATTAGAGCATCTTGGTGTGCTCGCATTTTAG
- a CDS encoding calcium/sodium antiporter yields the protein MLQIGKAILFLVIGFVFLIKGADFFVEGSSSVAKKLRVPSIIIGLTIVAMGTSLPECAVSVTASITNNNSLAISNAVGSNIFNLMVVCGFCAVFTPLTVTASTMKKEFPFSVICALLLLVLGFFGMTLGHIDGVILIVFFAGFLFWMIKSAQKARSINPEAELDDEIVVDEAEDIKILPVWRCIIYIIGGAIAIAIGGDLVVDGASVVAAALGLSQTLIGLTVVALGTSLPELVTSIVAAKKDEVDMALGNVIGSNIFNILFVLGIAATISPVEFITENIIDIVILVAMSILVWLFAWSKKKIVRWEGVTMLAIYAAYVVYICIR from the coding sequence ATGTTACAAATTGGAAAAGCAATTCTTTTTTTGGTAATCGGATTTGTATTTTTGATTAAGGGAGCAGACTTTTTCGTGGAAGGAAGTTCTTCTGTTGCAAAGAAGCTGCGCGTGCCATCCATTATTATCGGTCTTACGATTGTGGCAATGGGGACAAGCCTGCCGGAATGTGCGGTCAGTGTGACGGCTTCCATCACCAACAACAATTCACTGGCAATCAGTAATGCGGTTGGCTCTAATATTTTTAACCTGATGGTGGTATGTGGGTTCTGTGCCGTGTTTACGCCACTTACCGTTACTGCAAGCACAATGAAAAAAGAATTTCCATTTTCCGTCATCTGTGCGTTGCTGTTATTGGTTCTTGGATTCTTTGGAATGACGCTGGGACATATCGATGGTGTGATTCTGATTGTATTCTTCGCAGGATTTTTATTCTGGATGATTAAATCTGCACAAAAAGCCCGCTCTATTAACCCGGAAGCGGAATTGGATGACGAAATTGTTGTGGATGAAGCAGAAGATATCAAAATTCTTCCGGTTTGGCGCTGCATCATTTACATTATCGGTGGAGCAATTGCGATTGCAATCGGTGGAGATCTGGTTGTCGACGGCGCATCTGTTGTGGCAGCAGCATTAGGACTCAGCCAGACCTTGATTGGGCTTACCGTCGTTGCACTCGGAACCAGCCTGCCAGAGCTTGTAACCTCCATCGTCGCTGCAAAGAAAGATGAAGTCGATATGGCGCTTGGTAATGTGATCGGTTCCAATATCTTTAATATTCTTTTTGTGCTCGGTATTGCGGCGACAATCAGTCCGGTCGAATTCATCACAGAAAATATCATTGATATTGTGATTCTGGTTGCCATGAGCATTCTCGTCTGGCTTTTCGCATGGTCCAAAAAGAAAATTGTGCGCTGGGAAGGCGTCACCATGCTTGCAATTTATGCCGCTTATGTGGTTTATATTTGTATTCGTTAG
- a CDS encoding zinc ribbon domain-containing protein, with amino-acid sequence MSVLDDVKDSLFTAGKEVSQKAKDVSEIAKLRLDLKSKQDFVENQYKELGRAYYQAHKDAEEMSPQEAEQFANITEALEEINRMHAEILAIKGALECPKCGNKMPEGATFCSKCGTKLDDMFEEE; translated from the coding sequence ATGTCAGTATTGGATGATGTAAAAGATTCTTTATTTACAGCGGGAAAAGAGGTTTCCCAGAAAGCAAAAGATGTTTCGGAAATTGCGAAACTTCGTCTCGACTTAAAGTCCAAACAGGATTTCGTAGAAAATCAGTACAAAGAACTGGGAAGAGCTTATTACCAGGCACATAAAGATGCAGAGGAAATGAGCCCGCAGGAGGCAGAACAGTTTGCAAACATCACAGAGGCATTAGAGGAAATTAACAGAATGCACGCAGAGATTTTAGCAATCAAAGGTGCATTAGAATGTCCAAAGTGCGGCAACAAGATGCCAGAAGGAGCTACATTTTGCAGCAAATGCGGTACAAAATTAGACGATATGTTTGAAGAAGAATAA
- a CDS encoding recombinase family protein, giving the protein MNNRIDAIYARQSVDKKDSISIESQIEFCKYELKGGNCKEYTDKGYSGKNTDRPKFQELVRDIKRGLIAKVVVYKLDRISRSILDFANMMELFQQYNVEFVSSTEKFDTSTPMGRAMLNICIVFAQLERETIQKRVTDAYYSRSQRGFKMGGKAPYGFHTEPIKMDGINTKKLVVNPEEAANIRLMFEMYAQPTTSYGDITRYFAEQGILFHGKELIRPTLAQMLRNPVYVQADLDVYEFFKSQGTVIVNDVADFTGMNGCYLYQGRDVKASKKNDLKDQMLVLAPHEGIVPSDTWLTCRKKLMNNMKIQSARKATHTWLAGKIKCGNCGYALMSIYNPSGKQYLRCTKRLDNKSCPGCGKIITSELEAVVYQQMVKKLASYKTLTGKKKAAKANPKITALQVELAHVDSEIEKLVDSLTGANNVLFSYVNVKIAELDGRKQELLARIAELTVEAISPEQVSQISGYLDTWENVSFDDKRRVVDLMITTIAATSDSLNITWKI; this is encoded by the coding sequence ATGAACAATCGGATAGACGCAATCTATGCAAGACAATCGGTAGACAAAAAGGACAGCATTTCCATTGAAAGCCAGATTGAATTTTGCAAATACGAGTTGAAAGGCGGTAACTGCAAGGAATACACAGACAAAGGGTACAGCGGCAAGAACACAGACCGTCCGAAGTTTCAAGAACTGGTGCGGGACATCAAGCGGGGCTTGATTGCAAAGGTCGTGGTTTACAAGCTCGACCGTATCAGCCGTTCCATTCTGGACTTTGCCAACATGATGGAGCTGTTCCAGCAGTACAATGTGGAGTTTGTGTCCTCTACGGAAAAGTTTGATACCTCCACGCCGATGGGACGGGCCATGCTGAATATCTGTATCGTGTTCGCCCAGCTTGAACGGGAAACGATACAGAAGCGGGTAACGGACGCTTACTACTCCCGCAGTCAGCGGGGCTTTAAGATGGGCGGGAAAGCCCCTTACGGCTTCCATACGGAGCCTATCAAGATGGACGGTATCAACACAAAGAAGCTGGTGGTAAACCCGGAGGAAGCGGCCAATATCCGGCTGATGTTTGAGATGTACGCCCAGCCCACAACTTCCTACGGGGACATTACCCGGTACTTTGCCGAACAGGGGATTTTGTTCCATGGCAAAGAGCTGATACGCCCCACGCTGGCGCAGATGTTACGCAATCCTGTCTATGTGCAGGCAGACCTTGATGTGTACGAATTTTTCAAAAGTCAAGGTACAGTCATTGTCAATGACGTTGCCGATTTTACGGGCATGAACGGCTGCTATCTGTATCAAGGGCGAGATGTAAAGGCCAGCAAGAAAAACGACTTAAAAGACCAAATGCTGGTACTGGCTCCCCATGAGGGTATCGTCCCCTCCGACACCTGGCTGACCTGCCGCAAGAAGCTGATGAACAACATGAAAATCCAGTCTGCCCGGAAAGCCACCCACACATGGCTGGCAGGAAAAATCAAGTGCGGGAATTGCGGGTATGCTCTTATGAGTATCTACAATCCCTCCGGCAAACAGTATCTCCGCTGCACGAAACGGCTGGACAATAAAAGCTGTCCTGGCTGTGGGAAAATCATCACTTCGGAACTGGAAGCGGTTGTTTATCAGCAGATGGTAAAGAAGCTGGCAAGCTACAAGACGCTGACAGGAAAAAAGAAAGCGGCAAAGGCAAACCCGAAAATCACCGCCCTGCAAGTGGAACTTGCCCATGTAGACAGCGAGATTGAAAAGCTGGTGGACAGTCTGACGGGGGCAAACAATGTCCTGTTCTCCTATGTGAATGTGAAGATAGCGGAACTGGACGGGCGCAAGCAGGAACTTCTGGCAAGGATAGCGGAGTTGACTGTGGAGGCCATCAGCCCGGAACAGGTCAGCCAGATTTCCGGCTACCTCGATACCTGGGAGAATGTATCTTTTGATGACAAGCGGCGTGTGGTGGATTTGATGATCACCACCATAGCCGCCACAAGCGACAGCTTGAACATCACATGGAAAATCTGA
- the mobV gene encoding MobV family relaxase yields the protein MAQHAILRFEKHKGHPAGPLEAHHERKKEQYASNPDIDTSRSKYNFHIVKPDGRYYHFIQSRIEQARCRTRKDSTRFVDTLITASPEFFKGKSPKEIAAYFQRAADFLIDRVGRENIVSAMVHMDEKTPHLHLVFVPLTKDNRLCAKEIIGNRANLTKWQDDFHACMVEQYPDLERGESASKTGRKHIPTRLFKQAVNLSKQARAIEAVLSGITPLNAGKKKEEALSMLKKWFPQMENFSGQLKKYKVTINDLLAENEKLEVRAKASEKGKMNDTMERAKLKSELDDMRRLVDRIPPEILAELKRQQRQHGKER from the coding sequence ATGGCACAACACGCAATTTTGCGATTTGAGAAGCACAAGGGCCACCCGGCGGGGCCGCTGGAAGCCCACCATGAACGGAAAAAGGAGCAGTACGCCAGCAACCCGGACATTGACACCAGCCGGAGCAAGTACAATTTCCACATCGTCAAGCCGGATGGCCGCTACTACCATTTCATTCAGAGCCGCATCGAGCAGGCCAGATGCCGCACCCGCAAGGACAGCACTCGGTTTGTGGACACGCTGATTACCGCCAGCCCGGAGTTTTTCAAGGGCAAGTCCCCAAAGGAGATAGCGGCCTACTTCCAGAGGGCGGCGGACTTCCTCATTGACCGGGTGGGCCGGGAGAACATCGTTTCGGCTATGGTACACATGGATGAAAAAACGCCCCATCTGCACTTGGTCTTTGTGCCGCTGACAAAGGACAACCGCCTGTGCGCCAAAGAAATTATCGGCAACCGGGCCAATCTGACGAAGTGGCAGGACGATTTTCACGCCTGTATGGTGGAGCAGTACCCCGACCTGGAGCGTGGGGAAAGCGCCAGCAAGACGGGCCGGAAGCATATCCCCACCCGGCTGTTCAAACAGGCGGTCAACCTCTCCAAACAGGCGAGGGCCATTGAAGCGGTTCTCTCCGGCATTACCCCGCTGAACGCCGGAAAGAAGAAAGAGGAAGCCCTCTCCATGCTGAAAAAGTGGTTTCCGCAGATGGAGAACTTCTCCGGGCAACTGAAAAAATACAAGGTCACAATCAATGACTTGTTAGCGGAAAATGAAAAGCTGGAAGTCAGGGCAAAGGCCAGCGAAAAAGGCAAGATGAATGACACGATGGAACGGGCGAAGTTAAAAAGCGAACTGGACGATATGCGGCGGCTGGTTGACCGTATCCCGCCGGAGATTTTAGCGGAACTGAAACGGCAACAGCGGCAGCATGGAAAGGAAAGGTGA
- a CDS encoding replication initiator protein A — translation MTNTIYIHQPEKAFSFTRLPNFLFEAPTFQPLSNEAKVLYAFVLRRAELSRKNGWADEYGRVYLYYPICEVVALLRCGRQKAVNTLRELQYAGLVEIQKQGCGKPNRIYPKSYEAVPNTDFKKSGYGTPEG, via the coding sequence ATGACAAACACGATTTATATTCACCAGCCGGAAAAGGCGTTCAGTTTCACCCGGCTCCCCAATTTCCTTTTTGAAGCACCCACATTCCAGCCCTTGAGCAACGAAGCGAAGGTGCTGTATGCCTTTGTCCTGCGCCGGGCGGAGTTGTCCCGGAAGAACGGCTGGGCGGACGAGTACGGGCGGGTCTACCTGTACTACCCCATCTGCGAGGTGGTCGCTTTGCTCCGCTGCGGGCGGCAGAAAGCGGTCAACACCCTGCGGGAGTTGCAGTATGCGGGGCTGGTGGAAATCCAGAAACAGGGCTGTGGAAAACCCAACCGCATTTACCCGAAATCCTATGAAGCGGTTCCAAACACCGACTTCAAGAAATCCGGTTATGGTACGCCGGAGGGCTGA
- a CDS encoding cysteine-rich VLP domain-containing protein has translation MSKRPYQHLPPLEHRPDGSPYRITPPQKRRASGLIRRECCNCEDGNCLALDDGDTCACPQMISFSVCCKWFRWAVLPLDRTLEAEIYRDRDLKRCAECGGVFVPKSNRGKYCPDCAARVHRRQKTESERKRRSAVDS, from the coding sequence ATGAGCAAAAGACCCTATCAACACCTGCCGCCGCTGGAACACAGGCCGGACGGCTCCCCCTACCGCATAACCCCGCCCCAGAAGAGACGAGCCAGCGGCCTGATACGCCGGGAGTGCTGCAACTGCGAGGACGGAAACTGCCTTGCGCTGGACGATGGCGACACCTGCGCCTGTCCGCAGATGATTTCGTTCTCCGTCTGCTGCAAGTGGTTCCGCTGGGCGGTCTTGCCGCTGGACAGGACGCTGGAAGCGGAGATTTACCGGGACAGGGACTTGAAACGCTGTGCGGAGTGCGGCGGTGTGTTCGTCCCGAAGTCCAACCGGGGCAAATACTGCCCGGACTGCGCCGCCAGAGTTCACAGGCGGCAGAAAACAGAAAGTGAACGGAAAAGGAGGTCTGCTGTGGACAGTTAA
- a CDS encoding helix-turn-helix domain-containing protein yields the protein MSLSIQERLKDLRVERGLTLGQLAEQTGLSKSALGSYETEDFKDISHYALIRLAKFYGVTADYLLGLSEMKNHPNADLADLRLSDEMIDLLKSGRIDNTLLCELAAHPDFPRLMADLEIYVNGTALKQAQGANAIVDTMSATVIKKHNPGMSDTQLRQLITAHIDEDEFCRYVIQRDINGIALALRETHKDDFFSVPEDNPLKEMLETAGEIVSQDSDTEQAYLAFICKRLKLNFRKLSVEERKWLKKIAEKSDLLKNPKPQRGRR from the coding sequence ATGTCTTTATCCATACAAGAGCGATTAAAAGACCTACGTGTGGAGCGTGGCTTGACGCTGGGGCAGCTTGCGGAGCAGACCGGGCTTTCCAAGTCTGCGCTGGGCAGTTACGAAACGGAAGACTTCAAGGACATCAGCCACTATGCCCTTATCCGGCTGGCGAAGTTTTACGGTGTGACCGCTGATTATCTGCTGGGGCTGTCTGAAATGAAAAATCACCCAAACGCCGATCTTGCAGACCTGCGTTTGAGTGATGAAATGATTGACCTGCTGAAAAGCGGGAGGATAGACAATACCCTGCTGTGTGAGCTGGCGGCGCACCCGGATTTCCCCCGGCTGATGGCTGACCTTGAAATCTATGTGAACGGAACGGCACTGAAACAGGCGCAGGGTGCAAACGCCATAGTGGACACGATGAGCGCAACTGTTATAAAAAAGCATAATCCTGGCATGAGTGATACGCAGTTAAGACAGCTTATCACCGCCCATATTGATGAGGACGAGTTTTGCCGCTATGTGATACAACGGGACATAAACGGGATTGCCCTTGCTCTGCGGGAAACACACAAGGACGATTTTTTCAGCGTCCCAGAGGATAACCCGCTAAAAGAAATGCTGGAAACTGCTGGTGAAATCGTCAGCCAGGACAGCGACACGGAACAAGCGTACTTGGCGTTTATCTGCAAACGGCTCAAGCTGAATTTTAGGAAGCTGTCAGTAGAAGAACGGAAGTGGCTGAAAAAGATTGCGGAAAAATCCGACTTGCTGAAGAATCCAAAACCGCAGAGAGGACGAAGATAA
- a CDS encoding MFS transporter yields MTQNNNSWRKTYFTLLAGQAISFISSGILQMAIIFYLVAKTNSAIILTAATLIGFLPQACLGPFAGAFVDRHSRKSVMIGADLIIAAAGGILALVAFYMELPVWSIMVVLLIRSAGTAFHSPAFSAATPMIVPKEELTKCAGYTQTMQAVSAIISPAAAAFLYAVWPLNAIILLDIVGAILACVTVAISSIPTPELCPETKRQQFLQDMKEGYVVLKQNRGLFALLWIGVIYMFFYMPISTLFPLICMSYFKGTPAHASAAEIAFAVGMLLGGVILSIWGGFKKRRYTIGLSVLLMGVSIMLSGLLPPDAFLVFVVCCTVMGISAPFYGVQNAIFQETVKPEYLGRVFSLLTSAASLAMPFGLVISGPLAERLGVEKWFVICGIGIIIVALAVFLLPGLREIDNTQ; encoded by the coding sequence ATGACCCAAAACAACAATTCATGGAGAAAAACTTATTTTACACTTCTTGCCGGACAAGCAATATCCTTTATTAGCAGCGGTATTTTGCAAATGGCCATTATCTTTTATTTGGTTGCGAAAACTAATTCTGCAATCATATTGACGGCGGCAACACTGATTGGATTTTTGCCGCAAGCCTGTTTAGGCCCGTTTGCAGGTGCTTTTGTTGACCGGCACAGCCGTAAAAGCGTAATGATTGGTGCGGATTTGATAATTGCCGCCGCTGGCGGTATTCTGGCGCTGGTGGCGTTTTACATGGAATTGCCCGTATGGTCTATTATGGTTGTCCTGTTAATCCGAAGTGCGGGAACTGCTTTTCATTCTCCAGCATTCAGCGCAGCAACACCTATGATTGTGCCAAAAGAGGAACTTACAAAATGCGCTGGTTACACGCAGACCATGCAAGCAGTAAGTGCGATTATCAGTCCAGCTGCCGCAGCGTTTTTATATGCTGTTTGGCCTCTTAATGCAATTATATTGTTAGATATTGTGGGTGCAATCCTTGCCTGTGTGACTGTTGCGATTTCGTCCATACCAACGCCTGAACTATGTCCAGAAACGAAAAGACAACAGTTTTTACAGGATATGAAAGAGGGGTATGTGGTATTAAAGCAAAACAGGGGCCTCTTTGCTCTGCTCTGGATTGGTGTAATTTATATGTTCTTTTATATGCCAATCAGTACGCTTTTTCCTCTCATCTGTATGTCATACTTCAAAGGAACACCGGCCCATGCCTCTGCCGCTGAAATTGCTTTTGCGGTTGGTATGCTGCTTGGCGGAGTCATTCTGAGCATTTGGGGCGGTTTTAAGAAACGGCGGTACACCATCGGTCTTTCCGTTCTCCTGATGGGCGTTAGCATTATGCTCTCCGGGCTTTTGCCGCCAGACGCATTTCTTGTCTTTGTTGTGTGCTGTACTGTTATGGGAATTTCCGCTCCATTTTACGGTGTGCAAAATGCGATTTTTCAAGAAACGGTCAAACCAGAATATCTGGGGAGAGTTTTTTCTCTACTGACAAGCGCCGCTTCCCTCGCCATGCCGTTTGGCCTTGTCATTTCCGGGCCTCTGGCGGAGCGGCTGGGAGTTGAGAAATGGTTTGTCATTTGCGGAATTGGCATTATCATCGTTGCGCTTGCCGTATTTTTACTACCCGGTTTGAGAGAGATTGACAATACGCAATAA